One Turneriella parva DSM 21527 genomic region harbors:
- a CDS encoding LIC_11026 family protein, with translation MNEFPDGSLTPEVKSKTGRLSQILRVLRYTVAVVIVGIVIAYNYVMRPAFLQPVIIDTFAKSTNGRLEVTVAKTSLFTGFQFRNVVVHAPEGYSDTPILKAGELNLLYNVFGFFRGKFGIHEFSLKDTEIFLEQKNNIFNAAALAKPGEEKPEREKEEEAAKEPGDGVVSWFFDVQIFARIALQNFNFTLDARDKTNKNKQYAHLKNFHFVTSLLTNDFSKIKTNDIAAMVALLNTFAIQLNPQKSVAIDYEGAAASVRSNLDLFWLLFYDGQSKKPEFVSRMNFGNDTFPVALGRGKAQNLPFRLGHKIDYEAKEDRLKIEDFNIEFLRDTLLALTGTGEKLLKPGRSIKIETTASRVNLGKIHEVVSHLTSKRDPAFSGFFSVKPTRVSIQGNKIEDQGGLKLERVAVRAGSVYVSIPNLEIDHAADIDQSLKPLPVKTAELKVRGNLNGAGLGLDAKLAADRKTQAAFYLKGLNIAPFSAGAATGTINTTFNASGESPQNLAINLRVYSPELHYFVDRGRSGVNRIDFNAKGSVKSSEDFKNTTIDLPVISFTDKDKEYATAVDLKSQVHVEKADSINIKYQLDSLIVSFKELIGTMPAGLQEQIGGLIKTVNPGRTLRADGETNVTISGREQQIQHVTQIALPDVHVDDIQIKAKARMAPPYTYLDQFTITGLRKALSISASGELKDGSEVVEDPVTGKKQRAAVKTPDLKYKVELARTQESEILDDTFLVGLFSIAGTAKGNLVNGLVKIDALSFRNPKVKVHKVNLDFPFKHDLKLKKTLNLRAGNKERIIKNYNFNRAYNFTIENIEIPDPNNSREWLNLIYSRGKYPAIGASMEYKDNVFVMPVLQLYTLNGVVTISDTLFNLGRLRPSEMEYSSTIQVKDIDLKPLMLKEKADTITDGKLRIDILLTGNRLDKPVENLNGYLSIFRIGPEFAEAVMKAVKPKQSDLINSVATNTAIPRKIDIELRDGFVYSDIPIKKGAVGTIFFSPDEIKNRRINIPEFFQRISNEASTYRAPASSPGS, from the coding sequence ATGAATGAGTTTCCCGACGGTAGCCTAACCCCCGAAGTTAAAAGCAAAACCGGCCGTCTGAGCCAGATTCTGCGCGTCTTGCGCTACACCGTCGCGGTGGTGATTGTGGGCATCGTTATTGCGTATAATTACGTGATGCGCCCGGCATTCTTGCAGCCGGTGATTATCGACACATTTGCCAAATCGACCAACGGCCGGCTCGAGGTTACCGTCGCGAAGACCTCTCTTTTTACCGGGTTTCAGTTTCGTAATGTCGTCGTGCACGCTCCCGAAGGTTATAGCGACACCCCGATTCTGAAAGCCGGCGAGCTCAATCTTCTCTATAATGTTTTCGGCTTTTTTCGCGGCAAATTCGGCATACATGAATTCTCGCTGAAAGATACCGAGATTTTTCTCGAACAGAAGAACAATATATTCAATGCTGCGGCACTGGCCAAACCGGGTGAAGAAAAACCCGAGAGAGAAAAAGAAGAAGAAGCCGCCAAAGAGCCAGGTGATGGCGTGGTATCGTGGTTTTTCGATGTGCAGATATTCGCGCGCATCGCCCTGCAGAATTTTAACTTCACCCTTGACGCACGCGACAAGACCAACAAGAATAAACAATACGCGCACCTGAAGAATTTTCATTTTGTGACTTCGCTGCTGACAAATGATTTCAGCAAGATCAAGACGAACGACATCGCGGCGATGGTTGCACTGCTGAACACATTCGCGATACAGCTGAACCCGCAAAAGTCTGTTGCCATTGACTACGAGGGCGCGGCCGCCTCGGTGAGATCGAACCTTGATCTCTTCTGGTTGCTCTTCTACGACGGGCAGTCGAAAAAACCCGAATTTGTTTCGCGCATGAATTTCGGTAACGATACTTTTCCCGTGGCACTCGGCAGGGGCAAAGCGCAGAACCTGCCGTTCAGATTGGGCCATAAAATCGACTACGAAGCGAAAGAAGACCGTCTCAAGATCGAAGACTTCAATATCGAATTCTTGCGCGATACGCTGCTTGCCCTCACGGGAACAGGCGAAAAACTGCTGAAGCCAGGCCGCAGCATCAAAATTGAAACGACCGCGTCACGCGTGAATCTCGGCAAAATTCACGAGGTCGTGTCGCACCTGACGTCTAAGCGCGACCCCGCGTTCTCAGGCTTCTTCTCGGTTAAGCCAACGCGCGTCTCGATTCAGGGGAACAAGATCGAAGACCAGGGTGGGCTGAAGCTCGAACGGGTAGCAGTGCGCGCCGGCAGCGTCTATGTTTCGATACCGAACCTCGAGATCGACCATGCCGCCGATATCGACCAGTCGCTCAAGCCCCTGCCTGTGAAAACTGCCGAGCTGAAAGTCAGGGGCAATCTGAACGGTGCAGGCCTCGGGCTCGATGCGAAACTCGCGGCTGACCGCAAGACGCAGGCAGCTTTTTATCTCAAAGGCCTGAACATTGCTCCCTTTTCTGCTGGCGCCGCTACGGGCACTATCAACACAACATTCAATGCCAGCGGCGAGTCACCGCAGAATCTGGCAATTAATCTGCGCGTCTATTCACCCGAGCTGCATTATTTCGTCGACCGAGGCAGATCGGGGGTTAACCGCATCGACTTTAACGCCAAGGGAAGCGTCAAAAGCAGCGAAGATTTCAAGAACACCACGATCGACCTGCCAGTCATCAGTTTCACCGACAAAGACAAAGAATACGCAACTGCCGTTGACCTGAAATCGCAGGTGCACGTTGAAAAAGCGGACTCGATAAATATCAAATACCAGCTCGATTCTCTCATCGTGTCGTTCAAAGAACTGATCGGGACAATGCCTGCGGGCCTTCAGGAGCAGATCGGCGGGCTCATCAAGACAGTAAACCCTGGCCGCACACTGCGGGCAGACGGTGAAACCAACGTAACGATTTCAGGCAGAGAGCAGCAGATTCAGCACGTCACGCAGATTGCCCTGCCCGACGTACACGTCGACGACATTCAGATCAAGGCGAAGGCGCGCATGGCGCCGCCCTACACTTACCTCGACCAGTTCACGATTACTGGGCTCAGAAAGGCGCTCAGCATCAGCGCGAGCGGCGAGCTGAAAGACGGCAGCGAGGTGGTCGAAGACCCGGTCACAGGCAAGAAGCAGCGCGCGGCAGTAAAAACACCCGATCTCAAGTACAAAGTCGAACTGGCGCGCACACAAGAGAGCGAAATTCTCGATGACACGTTTCTGGTAGGCTTGTTTTCGATTGCCGGCACAGCAAAGGGAAACCTGGTCAATGGCCTCGTCAAGATCGACGCGTTGAGTTTTCGCAACCCAAAAGTCAAAGTGCACAAGGTGAACCTTGACTTTCCGTTCAAGCACGACCTGAAACTCAAAAAGACGCTGAACCTGCGGGCGGGCAACAAAGAACGTATCATCAAGAATTATAACTTCAACCGCGCTTATAACTTCACGATTGAAAATATTGAGATACCCGACCCGAATAACAGCAGAGAATGGCTTAACCTAATCTATTCGCGGGGTAAATACCCTGCAATCGGCGCTTCGATGGAATACAAAGACAATGTCTTCGTCATGCCTGTTTTGCAACTCTACACGCTGAATGGCGTGGTGACCATTTCAGACACGCTCTTTAACCTCGGCCGGCTCAGGCCGAGCGAAATGGAATACTCGTCAACGATTCAGGTGAAAGACATCGACCTGAAACCGCTGATGCTGAAAGAGAAGGCCGACACAATTACCGACGGCAAATTGCGGATTGATATCTTGCTGACTGGTAACCGGCTCGACAAGCCTGTTGAAAATCTTAATGGCTATCTCTCGATATTTCGCATCGGCCCCGAATTTGCCGAAGCTGTGATGAAAGCCGTCAAACCGAAACAATCTGACCTGATCAATTCTGTCGCGACGAATACCGCGATACCACGCAAGATTGATATCGAACTGCGCGACGGCTTTGTCTATTCTGATATCCCTATCAAAAAGGGGGCGGTGGGCACCATATTCTTCTCGCCCGACGAGATCAAGAACCGGCGCATCAATATTCCAGAATTTTTTCAGCGCATTTCGAACGAAGCGAGCACGTACCGCGCGCCGGCATCGTCTCCCGGCAGCTGA
- the mtnA gene encoding S-methyl-5-thioribose-1-phosphate isomerase has translation MKTNLSFIKAARDKIQLLNQKLLPHKLDYVVCSNGADVAKAIKDMVVRGAPAIGISAAYGMYLTAWEASKKNKKLTLDLLKKQKQQLDAARPTAVNLMWATEQMLQVATPFFAGEPSKAKDAHLKLLLALYEKALEIHNDDAERCLKMSNNAVKYLLTKYPKEKYNILTHCNTGSLATGGIGTALGAIRVLHEKSKINMVYADETRPYLQGSRLTAFELLKDKIPVTLTVDSQAAYLMQKKMIDAVFVGADRIAANGDVANKIGTYSLSVLAKAHRIPFFVVAPKSTFDNKIENGDKIVVEERAAVEVLEIAGRVIAPKVPVVNYSFDVTPQVNITAIFSEDETLE, from the coding sequence ATGAAGACGAATCTCTCTTTTATCAAGGCAGCCCGCGACAAGATTCAGCTGCTTAACCAGAAACTGCTGCCGCACAAGCTCGACTATGTCGTCTGCTCAAACGGGGCCGATGTCGCCAAAGCGATCAAAGACATGGTCGTTCGCGGCGCACCTGCGATTGGCATCAGTGCAGCCTATGGTATGTACCTCACCGCCTGGGAAGCGTCGAAAAAGAACAAGAAGCTGACCCTTGACCTGCTGAAGAAACAAAAACAGCAACTCGATGCTGCGCGCCCAACGGCCGTGAACCTCATGTGGGCGACCGAACAGATGCTTCAGGTGGCGACTCCGTTTTTTGCGGGCGAACCTTCAAAGGCAAAAGATGCACACCTGAAGCTTTTGCTCGCACTTTACGAAAAAGCCCTCGAAATTCACAACGATGATGCAGAACGCTGCCTCAAAATGTCGAACAACGCGGTGAAATATCTGCTCACGAAATACCCGAAAGAAAAATATAATATTCTGACGCATTGTAACACCGGCTCGCTGGCAACGGGTGGCATCGGCACTGCGCTCGGCGCCATTCGCGTGCTGCATGAAAAGAGCAAAATCAACATGGTCTACGCAGATGAGACCCGGCCCTATCTGCAAGGTTCGCGCCTGACCGCCTTTGAACTTCTGAAAGACAAGATTCCTGTGACGCTCACCGTCGACTCTCAGGCCGCGTACCTGATGCAGAAGAAAATGATCGATGCTGTTTTTGTCGGCGCCGACCGCATCGCGGCTAACGGCGACGTCGCGAACAAGATCGGTACATATTCGCTTTCGGTGCTGGCAAAAGCACACCGCATTCCGTTTTTTGTCGTCGCGCCCAAATCAACTTTCGATAACAAGATTGAGAACGGCGACAAGATTGTCGTCGAAGAACGTGCTGCAGTCGAAGTGCTCGAGATCGCAGGCCGCGTCATCGCCCCCAAAGTACCCGTGGTCAACTACAGCTTCGACGTCACACCGCAGGTCAACATTACCGCTATTTTTTCAGAAGACGAAACGCTCGAATAG
- the lysS gene encoding lysine--tRNA ligase translates to MSESPGTPPESTEADLSQLAAQRLGKLNALIAHGIDPYPVRFTDKEEIAQIRKTHFGANNDLTPTEGVAPVATAGRVVAIRDMGKAQFLQIQDQSGRIQLYAGNKTLNENDYFVLRQLDLGDIIGIRGKPFRTKTGEPSIHADELTMLAKNLHPLPVVKEKDGETYDGISDIELRYRQRYIDLAVNADARATFALRSAILREIRDLLHRRGFMEVETPMMQAIASGAAARPFTTHHNALDIDLYMRIAPELYLKRLIVGGYEKVFEMNRNFRNEGISTKHNPEFTMIEIYQAYADYNTMMQLTEDIFESLATKLIGSTELPYGNATISLKKPWKRIGYLESIKEATGLDFEKFLGDENPSAAEAKKMAASIGLKAEALHTFWEVVDLVFSEKVEPNLIQPTIVMHYPKAISPLAKSIPGNPHLVERFEPYITGREMGNAFSELNDPLEQDRRFSEQAAQKASGAEETMATDDDFVTALKVGMPPTGGLGLGIDRLVMLFANKASIKDVILFPLLRPLRHEGAD, encoded by the coding sequence ATGAGCGAATCGCCCGGCACCCCCCCTGAATCAACCGAGGCAGACCTCAGCCAGCTGGCGGCGCAGCGACTCGGCAAGCTGAATGCATTGATAGCCCACGGTATCGACCCCTACCCCGTCCGGTTCACTGATAAAGAAGAAATCGCACAGATCAGAAAGACTCACTTCGGGGCGAACAATGATCTCACCCCCACCGAAGGCGTCGCCCCAGTCGCGACTGCCGGCCGCGTGGTGGCAATTCGCGACATGGGCAAAGCGCAATTCTTGCAGATTCAAGACCAGAGCGGGCGCATTCAGCTTTATGCGGGCAACAAGACTCTGAACGAGAATGACTATTTTGTCTTGCGCCAGCTCGACCTCGGCGACATCATCGGAATTCGCGGCAAACCCTTTCGCACGAAGACGGGTGAACCGAGCATTCACGCCGACGAACTCACCATGCTCGCAAAAAACCTGCACCCATTGCCGGTCGTGAAAGAAAAAGACGGCGAGACTTACGACGGCATCAGCGACATTGAGCTGCGTTACCGGCAGCGTTATATTGATCTCGCGGTCAATGCCGATGCGCGCGCAACCTTTGCGTTACGCTCGGCCATCTTGCGCGAAATACGCGATTTGCTGCATCGCCGCGGCTTCATGGAAGTTGAAACGCCGATGATGCAGGCGATCGCCTCTGGCGCAGCGGCGCGCCCGTTCACGACGCACCATAACGCGCTCGACATCGACCTCTATATGAGGATAGCCCCCGAACTGTATCTGAAGCGCCTGATCGTCGGCGGCTACGAAAAAGTTTTCGAGATGAACCGCAACTTTCGTAACGAAGGCATTAGCACAAAGCATAACCCTGAGTTCACGATGATTGAAATTTACCAGGCCTACGCGGACTACAACACGATGATGCAGCTGACCGAAGATATATTCGAGTCACTTGCGACTAAACTCATCGGCTCGACCGAGCTGCCCTACGGCAACGCAACCATTTCGCTCAAAAAACCCTGGAAGCGCATCGGCTACCTCGAAAGTATCAAAGAGGCAACCGGTCTTGATTTTGAAAAATTTCTCGGCGATGAAAACCCGTCGGCTGCTGAGGCCAAAAAGATGGCTGCTTCGATCGGGCTCAAAGCCGAAGCCCTGCACACTTTCTGGGAGGTCGTCGACCTTGTCTTCTCGGAAAAAGTCGAGCCGAACCTGATTCAGCCGACGATCGTCATGCACTACCCCAAGGCGATATCGCCGCTTGCAAAGTCGATTCCCGGCAACCCACATCTGGTCGAACGCTTTGAACCGTATATCACCGGGCGCGAGATGGGCAACGCGTTCAGTGAGCTGAACGACCCGCTCGAACAAGACCGGCGCTTCAGCGAACAGGCAGCACAGAAGGCGAGTGGAGCTGAAGAAACGATGGCCACCGATGACGATTTTGTGACAGCGCTGAAAGTCGGTATGCCACCCACCGGCGGGCTCGGCCTCGGCATCGACCGCCTCGTCATGCTTTTCGCCAACAAGGCGAGCATCAAAGACGTTATATTGTTTCCATTGCTGAGGCCACTACGGCACGAAGGGGCAGACTAA